The Candidatus Palauibacter polyketidifaciens genome has a window encoding:
- a CDS encoding MFS transporter: MLRRAGLGVLFGTVMVDMMGFGIVLPLLPFYAEEMGASPRWVTLIIASFSITQLLSAPIWGRFSDRVGRRRLLLIGLFASALSYLLFALADNLWVLLLSRATAGAAGGTVGIAQAYVADSTEGEERAKGLGLIGAASGLGIMLGPAIGGAFSSFGLGVPGYVAAGLCLLNLMAAMVLLPESRHFRSGRADASKGEAATVWLWLRSLNRFPLRVLLVVYFLTLACFTSMTSVLALYAERVFAMTAADMGLVFTLAGGCTVIVRGGLVGRIVKRFGEPRTMRAGCALLALGVGAIPFIEEGWQLWVLVPTWASATGLIFPALHALISRATDEHSQGSVFGGSQVAGGAGRVLAPLAAGHLFELYSIESPFLVGASASAVALWLALRIPAPRDHKAEEELDPTDRWTGPVAAHEPRDQPDARSP, translated from the coding sequence ATGCTGAGACGCGCCGGGCTCGGCGTCCTGTTCGGGACGGTGATGGTGGACATGATGGGCTTCGGCATCGTCCTCCCGCTGCTCCCCTTCTACGCCGAGGAAATGGGCGCCTCGCCGCGCTGGGTCACCCTCATCATCGCTTCTTTCTCCATCACGCAACTCCTGTCGGCGCCGATCTGGGGCCGCTTCTCCGACCGGGTGGGGCGCCGGCGCCTCCTCCTCATCGGGCTCTTCGCCTCGGCGCTCTCCTACCTCCTGTTCGCCCTCGCCGACAATCTCTGGGTTCTTCTGCTCTCCCGCGCGACGGCAGGCGCCGCCGGCGGCACCGTCGGGATCGCCCAGGCCTACGTCGCCGACTCCACGGAGGGAGAGGAGAGGGCCAAGGGGCTTGGGCTCATCGGAGCGGCTTCGGGCCTCGGCATCATGCTCGGACCGGCTATCGGAGGGGCCTTCAGCAGCTTCGGGCTGGGAGTGCCGGGCTACGTCGCCGCCGGCCTGTGTCTGCTCAACCTGATGGCGGCGATGGTGCTGCTGCCGGAGTCGCGGCACTTCCGCTCCGGCCGAGCCGACGCCTCGAAGGGAGAGGCCGCAACGGTGTGGCTCTGGCTCCGGTCGCTCAACCGCTTCCCGCTGCGCGTGCTCCTCGTCGTGTATTTTCTGACGCTCGCCTGCTTCACGTCGATGACATCGGTTCTCGCACTCTACGCGGAGCGCGTGTTCGCGATGACGGCGGCGGACATGGGCCTCGTCTTCACGCTCGCGGGCGGCTGCACCGTGATCGTGCGCGGCGGTCTCGTCGGGCGGATCGTGAAGCGGTTCGGCGAGCCGCGCACCATGCGCGCCGGTTGCGCGCTCCTCGCCCTCGGCGTGGGGGCCATCCCCTTCATCGAAGAGGGCTGGCAGCTGTGGGTGCTCGTCCCGACATGGGCGTCGGCGACGGGGCTTATCTTCCCGGCCCTCCACGCCCTGATCTCGCGGGCGACGGACGAACACTCGCAGGGCTCGGTGTTCGGCGGCAGCCAGGTCGCCGGTGGAGCGGGCCGGGTCCTGGCGCCGCTCGCGGCGGGTCATCTGTTCGAGCTGTATTCGATCGAGAGCCCGTTCCTGGTCGGGGCCTCGGCATCCGCCGTCGCGCTCTGGCTGGCGCTCCGGATCCCCGCGCCGCGCGATCACAAGGCGGAGGAAGAACTCGATCCCACCGACCGCTGGACGGGCCCGGTCGCCGCGCACGAGCCCCGCGACCAGCCGGACGCCCGGTCGCCGTGA
- a CDS encoding alpha/beta family hydrolase gives MSLRWGEVSALLVRPPDARAMLAFAHGAGAGIEHPFMSDMAQRLAGRGIATFRYHFPYMEARALSGRRRPPDRPPVLVETVRTAVAKAGALAGGLPLFAGGKSMGGRMTSAAAAEAPLPGVAGLIFFGFPLHAPGRPERAAERAAHLSGVTVPMLFLQGTRDALAHLDLIEETCASLGPLATLHRLEGADHSFRVLKRSGRTNEEVADEITARVAAWTDR, from the coding sequence GTGTCGCTGCGGTGGGGCGAGGTGTCGGCGCTGCTCGTCCGCCCTCCGGACGCGCGGGCGATGCTTGCCTTCGCGCACGGGGCCGGGGCGGGAATCGAGCATCCGTTCATGTCGGACATGGCGCAGCGGCTGGCGGGGCGGGGGATCGCGACCTTCCGCTACCACTTCCCCTACATGGAGGCGCGGGCGCTCTCCGGCCGCCGCCGGCCTCCCGACCGTCCGCCGGTCCTCGTGGAAACGGTGCGAACCGCCGTTGCGAAGGCGGGCGCCCTGGCGGGCGGGCTGCCGCTGTTCGCGGGCGGCAAGTCGATGGGCGGCCGCATGACGTCGGCTGCCGCCGCCGAGGCGCCGCTCCCCGGCGTCGCCGGCCTCATCTTCTTCGGTTTCCCGCTGCACGCGCCCGGGCGCCCGGAGCGCGCCGCCGAGCGGGCGGCTCACCTGAGCGGGGTCACCGTCCCGATGCTCTTCCTGCAGGGGACCCGCGACGCCCTCGCCCACCTCGATCTCATCGAGGAGACGTGCGCCTCGCTCGGGCCGCTCGCCACGCTCCACAGACTGGAGGGCGCCGACCACTCCTTCCGCGTCCTCAAGCGCAGCGGCCGCACGAACGAGGAGGTCGCCGATGAGATCACCGCACGTGTAGCCGCCTGGACCGACAG